The genomic interval tgaaaattttaggaattttccATTATGCTGTCTTATTGGGATAAATCGCCCATTTTAACAGATTAACACATGAtacattatgaaaaatatttatccttattcattttttcactcaataattaaaaaatacttgagtGCCAACCACAGTGATAGATCTTGGGAATACAGTGAACAAAACTAATATGATCCCAAGATGTCAAAATAAGCACGTCTACATTGTGCAACTTATCTCCAAAATaatatggcattttaaaaacatttaatggcaaaaaaaaaaaaaaaagttgaggagGGGGTGAAACAGTGGAACACAGGGAAGACAAGACTAAGGAACATATGAATTCTATGTCTTTTCACTCTTTCTATGCATTGAGGTCATGTAACAATTATGGCTAGTAATACCAGGTACTGGAATATTTGTTGTTCAGTTAAAAAgtactagtattttattttaaaaatggcccTTACTATGCAGATTACATAAAATCGAATTGCTTGAACAAAACTGTTGatcaagtaataaaattttttacAGGAAAATTTCTGTGCCAAAAATGTAAAAGCCCAGCACATCAAAAGTAATATACTGTACTATAAGTATTTTGCAaagataatttttacttttcctagAACATAAAGCTTGTTTTCCAAACTTAATTGATGATTCCTGTGGGAACATATaactatattaataattttcttcccaaaataaagtcaagaatatatacaaaaaaaaaatttcaaagaaaaaaagttgcccttgatttttaacattcatgtacaaatagaaacacatatatatgtacactcaCAGGAATAAGTTACATTTAGCCAAGGTCaaaaattaaacctaaaaatcctggtaagctttttttttccttcctgtgagGCTTGACAAAGATTGTAGAAAATTACCCAAGTAATAGAAAAGGACACAAAAACCACACTTCAAACAGACAAACTGCTTGTCAGTATTAGCACCTGATTTGACAAACAGGTTTAATCCACTTCCTCAAAGGTCATGCTGTCAAGGCGAGGGATGTACAGTTTCTAGTACTAAATTAGGCTGGCTGGCATTATTTGGAGAAGCAGGGTACTCCTCCACATGGGTCACTTTTTCTGATGTTCTTGCAGGAGGAGGCTCATGATTTGTCTCCTCGTCCCTAGGTGATAGGGTTTCTGGTATTTCGTTTGACATTAGAAACTGCAAAGATTCTGTTCCATCTTCAATATCCACATGAATCCCCAAAGCTTTAAGAATGTCACATTTGCACATGGGGCACGTGCCATGGGCTAGAATCCAGGGGTCAATGCAATTCTTGTGGAAAAAGTGTTTACAAGTCAGAATACGAATCGTATCATTAGGCTTATAGGGTTCAAAACAAACTACACAGCTATCTCCATTTGGATTTAATTCCTCATCCCCCTCTTTTAATACCCTAAGTTGGAGTTGGCCAAAAGCTTTCTTGAGGTCTGTTGTTAATCGCTGCCATCTCCTGTGCTGAATCCTTGCTACCCAAAGTCTTCTTATGtgataaaagatgaaatatgCTAAAGTCGCGGTTGTGACGATCATAAAGGAGACAAAGTAGTGATTCATCCAGATGATGTGTTTTCTCCCCACCGCAACCATGGCTGTAACATGAAATCCCTTCTGAATTAAATGCAAAATTTCTGTGCCTTTTAAGTTACCAATCATCACTACAATGGTGTCTTCAAATGCCTGATGAGACATGGGGAAAACCTGATTACCAGTTCCTGGAAAGTTATAGATGATCACTCCACTGGCTCCCTTCTCAGTTGCCACCTTAATTTTCTGTGTGAAGGTACAACCGCCCCGTTCAATGAGTGCGAGCCACGGCTCCGAGTTCTGAGATCTGCTAAAACTGGTATTGGGATTGCATGCATTTTGAGTTTTTCCCTCTGGTGGCACTATAACTCCTGTCACTCTCTTCAAAGCAGAACTTCTTCCAAATACTCCAGTCTCCCCCAACTCTGACAACACGCGATTCCCAACATGAAATGATATGTTCATAAAAGCAGTCCACACTGCACTTGCTCCGCAGCAGTTCTGACTAAACAGccaaaaaaaactgaatttcacAAGCCAGGAAGATGCAGTGTTGTTGTGCCAAGGGCCAATCTTGAGGAGAGTCATCTCTCTCTTCGCCTAACGACTTAAGAACCAACCCAACAGAAAGATGTGGCTTGCACATCTGTTGATCATCAAtttaaaacaaggaagaaaataaaatcttctggGTGAAAACAAGACCCACCGTCTCCCAGCATGGTTTTGTAAGAGATTCTTAAAGATGTCTTGAGTTTCAGATGTTttattagagagagaaagagaaaaactttagattgaaaaaaaaaaaaatcccagtctCACCACTGTAACTTTAGATACTGCTTACTGTTGCATGATGTGATTATGACATAAAAGACCAAGCAGCCAATTGGATAAGAGCTTAGAGCATTCTGTGACTTTATTGGCTTATACATTTCCAATGTTGTTATGGATGGTTTCTATGTTGTTATAAGATGgattcaatcactgagctacaaataATGGTTACAGGTAGCAAATTGGACTGAAAAAATAGATACAAAGTTAAATAGATACAAAGTTAATAGATACAAAGTTATGctctttaaaaacatgaaatactgTACAGTTGAAATTTTTCCATCACAAGTGAAGAAAATATGTCCAACAGagtgacatgttttttttttttttttaatgaattataattACAGATTAGAACTGTGGCTAAGGGAGAGGTGAAAGTGGTGAGCCTGGCAACTCTAGCTTTACAAATGTGAATTTGGTCAgtgttaattatttattaatcatGTAAATCACTGTACTAACTTTGACAAAATACAAGCTTTCTCAGAAGTTTGTCAGTTTcgtctttttttgatttttaaaagtagggTATCCTGCTCAATCCACTTCTGCCTCACTTTCTCACACATCAACTATATGTATAAATTACAGGAGTAAACACAGAAAAGGCTAATATCTAGGCAAGTtcatttctttgtagaccctGTTACTAATCTAACCCTATTTTAGGGGATGAGGAGAAAGGATGTAAGTAAAAAGCTTATGTATATATTAGTTTAGcacaattcatttcttaaatgttggttttaaaaagaaaaacttcaaggTCCTCATTTAGCTACTGAAAGCAGCAATCCTTAAAAGCTGTAAATAGATGATTTTAACACAACGTTTGGTCAAACTCAACAAATCTCTCTGGTGGAAGACCCCACATCCACTGTCAGTTCTGCCTACCTTTTTGCCATTCGCATATCAGTGGACACAATATGACTTTAAAACTAAGCAATGACATGCAAATTGACAAACTCCAGCAGCCAAGTTCCTTCCAACACACATTTTCGGGAGTGGTGTACCTTGGTGGTTCTTTTTCAGCAGCTAGGAAACCAGACCCAAGGATTTTTACCTTGAAGTTTCTGGCCTCTAGATAGTCAGGCTTCACCAGGACTGAGAGTGTTATAGCTTCTTGTGAAATATGAGTCGACAACATGGTAACTTGAGGCAGGAAAGAAGAACAAAGGGCTCTATGGGCCTGACAAAAGGTGGCATGAATAGGAAATAACACTGATGGGAAATCTTCAGTTCACAGAGGTTCACTTTCTCTGAGGCCATTAATCTGATTTAGTTTCCACACAAatcccttaaaaaaataaaaaataaaagtgtggcATAGTGTCATGTCCAAATCTTGTGTAGACTCACAAAACGTCATCTAAGTCAGACATCAAAGGTTTAGCACATGATCCAAACAGATTTTCACGAAAACAAAACCCAATCTTCCAACTTCACATCATCGCATAGATGCTCACGTgattagaaaagaggaagaggcaaAATGAGGCAAAAGATACATTATGAAAAGGCAACGGAACAAAATTTTTGGCTTTTCTCTGTGAACAAAATACTCAGAGAGAGATTTACTACCATTTAGAGAAGAACAAGCACCCACAAGAGATACTTTCATAAGGCAATCTACTACCATAGATGATTGACTATGCTAGGATTCAAAGAGCTCCAGCAAACAGAGGTGAATTTTTGCAATGCTTCACTAAATGGGGCTTGtaacaatttaaaacttttagttACATAACCCTAAGTACTATCatctaaaataatcattttgaatatattaccCACACAGTCAGTAGCTTTGGAAACCACGTTTCCTAAGTATTAATAAACTTAATTAACCATGGCAAATTAAAGCAAGATCTAATCCTCTAATGTAGTTTACTAAGCAGAGATTATAAATTATTACagaccaaaatgaaacaaaatatagaaataaaacacacaaaaaaattaactttaaaaagggAAACTACAAAATGGTAGAGCTAATTCCCCATTGCTCCAATGTCAcagtaatttgaaaataaaggttAATATTGTTTTCAACATATACTAATGTCCTTATTTGGATAAGGACAAAAATGTATACCAATTAGAACTGATTAGAAAGACAACAGTTCAAATAGGTGGGCATGAtatggagttttatttttaaaacacatgaatTTCACCCTCTTTAGTATTTGAGAAGAGAAGATGAAGTTGAAATTTTCTCTCCAAATAAAGTGCAGTAAGAGAATCCATCTAATCATAATGTTTGAAAAGATCTGGCTATATCTTCAGAAGAGGCTCTAGGTTTCTAAGTTTTCAGAATGTCACATTTGCACATGGGGCATGTCCTATGGGCTAAAAGCCAGGGGTCAATGCATGTCTTATGGAAAAAATGCTTGCAAGTTAAAATACGTACTACATCTTGAGGTTTGTATATGTCAAAACAAACAACGCAGTTGTCCTCATTTGGATCTAGCTCCTTATCCCCTTCTTTGAGCACTCGAAGTTGAAGCTGACCAATAGCTTTCTTCACATCAGCCTTTATCTGTCTTCGTCTTGTGGTGGAAGAATTGGGTGCTCTAGGTCTCCAGGCACAGTACAAGAAAAGGTAGGCAATTGTGGCTGCCAGGAAGGTAAACAGAGACATGACATAGTGGCTTAGCCATGGCATGTGCATTCTCCCCACTTCAATGATGATGGTCACATAGACTCCTTTCTGAATCAAGTGCAAAAGTTCCATGCCTTTTAGGTTGCCTATCATCACTGCAACTATGTTTTCTGTTCCCTGGTGAGACATAGGAAACACTTTGTTGCCCGTACCTGGATAGTTATAGATGATCACCCCATTTGCTCCCTTTTCTGCTGCCACGTTGATTTTATGTGTAAAAGTACAGCCTCCCCGTTCAATGAGGGCCAGCCAAGAGTCTGCCTGTTCTGGCCTGCTGAAGTTGGTCAATGGATTACAAGCATTCTGATTCCATCCTTCAGGAAGTACCACTACACCAGACA from Urocitellus parryii isolate mUroPar1 chromosome 3, mUroPar1.hap1, whole genome shotgun sequence carries:
- the Rnf133 gene encoding E3 ubiquitin-protein ligase RNF133 — protein: MTLLKIGPWHNNTASSWLVKFSFFWLFSQNCCGASAVWTAFMNISFHVGNRVLSELGETGVFGRSSALKRVTGVIVPPEGKTQNACNPNTSFSRSQNSEPWLALIERGGCTFTQKIKVATEKGASGVIIYNFPGTGNQVFPMSHQAFEDTIVVMIGNLKGTEILHLIQKGFHVTAMVAVGRKHIIWMNHYFVSFMIVTTATLAYFIFYHIRRLWVARIQHRRWQRLTTDLKKAFGQLQLRVLKEGDEELNPNGDSCVVCFEPYKPNDTIRILTCKHFFHKNCIDPWILAHGTCPMCKCDILKALGIHVDIEDGTESLQFLMSNEIPETLSPRDEETNHEPPPARTSEKVTHVEEYPASPNNASQPNLVLETVHPSP
- the Rnf148 gene encoding RING finger protein 148, translating into MSPVRITPSTHRSVSSRLWRLSIFLLLSLPDSKGKAIWTAHLNITFQVGNQIISELGESGVFGNHSPLERVSGVVVLPEGWNQNACNPLTNFSRPEQADSWLALIERGGCTFTHKINVAAEKGANGVIIYNYPGTGNKVFPMSHQGTENIVAVMIGNLKGMELLHLIQKGVYVTIIIEVGRMHMPWLSHYVMSLFTFLAATIAYLFLYCAWRPRAPNSSTTRRRQIKADVKKAIGQLQLRVLKEGDKELDPNEDNCVVCFDIYKPQDVVRILTCKHFFHKTCIDPWLLAHRTCPMCKCDILKT